The following are encoded in a window of Kogia breviceps isolate mKogBre1 chromosome 10, mKogBre1 haplotype 1, whole genome shotgun sequence genomic DNA:
- the SAPCD1 gene encoding suppressor APC domain-containing protein 1 isoform X1, producing the protein MGSRGPGGLPLVQAPYTVLLLPLETSRQDPGAQRFFLWLQRMQALEREQDALWQGLELLEHSQAWYEGRLREAQQQQLYLGALGENFPTDLHSEPGGPQLARIQKVNICLQNLIQGKFSPHPLNKASSCATQDWKGRPRKQNVWQQHVSSRGVGGGQKPWPSVGGRAQTPRLSPSSSPGGVKAAERSHSAKGGDGSARLPQWTEGPYPCLMSPLVPLSCAGKAESEPPASLFCFLTQ; encoded by the exons ATGGGGAGCCGGGGTCCTGGTGGGCTCCCCCTGGTGCAGGCCCCCTACACGGTTCTGCTGCTGCCACTGGAGACAAGCCGCCAAGACCCAGGGGCCCAGCGCTTCTTCCTCTGG ctgcAGAGGATGCAGGCTCTGGAGCGGGAACAGGATGCCCTGTGGCAGGGGCTGGAGCTGCTGGAGCATAGCCAGGCCTGGTATGAGGGCCGTCTGCGGGAGGCCCAGCAACAGCAGCTATATCTGGGAGCCCTTGGTGAG AATTTTCCAACAGATTTACACTCAGAGCCTGGTGGCCCCCAGTTAGCCCGGATTCAAAAGGTGAACATCTGTTTGCAGAATCTGATTCAGGGGAAG tTCTCCCCACATCCCCTGAACAAAGCTAGTTCCTGCGCCACCCAGGACTGGAAGGGAAGACCAAGGAAGCAGAACGTGTGGCAGCAACACGTAAGCAGTAGAGGAGTCGGGGGAGGGCAGAAGCCCTGGCCCTCAGTGGGAGGGAGGGCACAGACACCCAGACTGtctccctcctcttctccagGTGGTGTCAAAGCAGCAGAAAGGAGTCACTCAGCCAAAGGGGGAGATGGCTCAGCCAGGCTTCCCCAATGGACGGAGGGGCCCTACCCGTGTCTAATGTCTCCTCTGGTTCCCCTCAGTTGTGCTGGCAAGGCTGAGTCAGAACCCCCAGCCTCCTTATTCTGCTTCTTGACTCAATAG
- the SAPCD1 gene encoding suppressor APC domain-containing protein 1 isoform X2, whose amino-acid sequence MGSRGPGGLPLVQAPYTVLLLPLETSRQDPGAQRFFLWLQRMQALEREQDALWQGLELLEHSQAWYEGRLREAQQQQLYLGALGENFPTDLHSEPGGPQLARIQKVNICLQNLIQGKFSPHPLNKASSCATQDWKGRPRKQNVWQQHVVSKQQKGVTQPKGEMAQPGFPNGRRGPTRV is encoded by the exons ATGGGGAGCCGGGGTCCTGGTGGGCTCCCCCTGGTGCAGGCCCCCTACACGGTTCTGCTGCTGCCACTGGAGACAAGCCGCCAAGACCCAGGGGCCCAGCGCTTCTTCCTCTGG ctgcAGAGGATGCAGGCTCTGGAGCGGGAACAGGATGCCCTGTGGCAGGGGCTGGAGCTGCTGGAGCATAGCCAGGCCTGGTATGAGGGCCGTCTGCGGGAGGCCCAGCAACAGCAGCTATATCTGGGAGCCCTTGGTGAG AATTTTCCAACAGATTTACACTCAGAGCCTGGTGGCCCCCAGTTAGCCCGGATTCAAAAGGTGAACATCTGTTTGCAGAATCTGATTCAGGGGAAG tTCTCCCCACATCCCCTGAACAAAGCTAGTTCCTGCGCCACCCAGGACTGGAAGGGAAGACCAAGGAAGCAGAACGTGTGGCAGCAACAC GTGGTGTCAAAGCAGCAGAAAGGAGTCACTCAGCCAAAGGGGGAGATGGCTCAGCCAGGCTTCCCCAATGGACGGAGGGGCCCTACCCGTGTCTAA
- the MSH5 gene encoding mutS protein homolog 5 isoform X4 → MASVGATPGRTPQGPGPGGASASFPSPAPVPDPREAEEEEEEEPAEIHLCVLWSSGYLGIAYYDTSDSTIYFMPDAPDHESLKLLQRVLDEIDPRSVVTSAKQDENMTRFLGKLASQEHREPKRPEIIFLPSVDFGLEISKQRLLSGNYSFIPDSMTATEKILFLSSIIPFDCLLTVRALGGLLKFMGRRRIGVELEDYNVSIPILGFKKFVLTHLVSIDQDTYSVLQIFKSEPHPSVYKVASGLKEGLSLFGILNRCRCKWGEKLLRLWFTRPTQDLGELNSRLDVIQFFLLPQNLDMAQMLHRLLCHIKNVPLILKRMKLTHTKVSDWQVLYKTVYSALGLRDACRSLPQSIQLFRDIAQEFSDDLHHIASLIGKVVDFEGSLAENRFTVLPNIDPEIDEKKRRLTGLPSFLTEVARKELENLDPRIPSCSVIYIPLIGFLLCIPRLPSMVETNDFEIEGLDFMFLSEEKLHYRSARTKELDALLGDLHCDIRGDAADVPAAVSGAGTGSCLDPGVGPCLPPGRPLGSCQCRPGLWLLEAPLLPTAPWGTNTEWQVAKAVNNATERSLVLIDEFGKGTNTVDGLALLAAVIRHWLALGPMCPHIFVATNFLSLIQLQLLPQGPLVQYLTMETCEDGNDLVFFYQVCEGVANASHASHTAAQAGLPEKLVTRGKEVSDLICSGKPIKPVKELLKEKRMENCQTLVDKFLKLDLEDPSLDLDIFMSQEVLPAATTIL, encoded by the exons ATGGCCTCCGTAGGAGCGACCCCAGGCAGGACGCCGCAGGGACCGGGACCCGGGGGGGCCTCGGCCAGCTTCCCGAGCCCGGCCCCAGTGCCGGACCCCCGGGAGGccgaggaagaggaagaggaggagcccGCGGAG ATTCATCTGTGTGTGCTGTGGAGCTCAGGATACCTGGGCATTGCCTACTATGACACTAGTGACTCCACCATCTACTTTATGCCAGATGCCCCAGACCACGAGAGCCTCAAGCTGCTCCAGAGAG TTCTGGATGAAATCGATCCCCGGTCTGTTGTCACGAGCGCCAAACAGGATGAGAATATGACTCGGTTTCTGGGGAAGCTTG CCTCCCAAGAGCACagagagcctaagagacctgAAATCATATTTTTGCCAagtgtggattttg GCCTGGAGATAAGCAAACAGCGCCTCCTTTCTGGAAACTACTCCTTCATCCCAGACTCCATGACTGCCACTGAGAaaatcctcttcctctcctccatcaTCCCCTTTGACTGCCTCCTCACG GTTCGAGCACTTGGAGGGCTGCTGAAGTTCATGGGTCGAAGAAGAATCGGGGTTGAACTGGAAGACTATAACGTCAGCATCCCCATCCTAGGCTTTAAGAAATTTGTGTT GACCCATCTGGTGAGCATAGATCAAGACACTTACAG TGTTCTGCAGATATTTAAGAGTGAGCCTCACCCCTCAGTGTACAAAGTGGCCAGTGGACTCAAGGAGGGGCTCAGCCTCTTTG GAATCCTCAACAGATGCCGCTGTAAGTGGGGAGAGAAACTGCTCAG GCTATGGTTCACACGCCCAACCCAGGACCTGGGGGAACTAAATTCCCGTCTGGATGTCATTCAGTTTTTCCTGTTACCCCAGAATCTGGACATGGCTCAGATGCTGCATCGATTGCTGTGTCACATCAAGAACGTACCT CTGATTCTTAAACGCATGAAGTTGACCCACACCAAGGTCAGTGACTGGCAGGTTCTCTACAAG ACAGTGTACAGTGCCCTGGGCCTGAGGGATGCTTGTCGCTCCCTGCCCCAGTCCATTCAGCTCTTTCGGGACATTGCCCAAGAGTTCTCTGATGACCTACACCACATTGCCAGCCTCATTGGGAAAGTG GTGGACTTTGAGGGCAGTCTTGCTGAAAATCGCTTCACAGTCCTCCCCAACATAGATCCTGAAATTGATGAGA AAAAACGAAGGCTGACAGGACTTCCCAGTTTCCTCACTGAGGTGGCTCGGAAGGAGCTGGAAAATCTGGACCCCCGTATTCCTTCATGCAGTGTCATCTACATCCCTCTG ATCGGCTTCCTTCTTTGTATTCCCCGCCTGCCTTCCATGGTGGAGACCAATGACTTTGAGATTGAGGGTCTGGACTTCATG TTCCTCTCAGAGGAGAAGCTTCACTATCGTAGTGCTCGAACCAAGGAGTTGGATGCATTGCTGGGGGACCTGCACTGCGACATCCGGG GAGACGCTGCTGATGTACCAGCTGCAGTGTCAGGTGCTGGCACGGGCAGCTGTCTTGACCCGGGTGTTGGACCTTGCCTCCCGCCTGGACGTCCTCTTGGCTCTTGCCAGTGCCGCCCGGGACTATGGCTACTCGAGGCCCCGTTACTCCCCACGGCTCCTTGGGGTACGAATACAGAATGGCAG GTGGCGAAAGCAGTGAACAATGCCACTGAGCGGTCGCTGGTCCTTATCGATGAATTCGGAAAGGGAACCAACACG GTGGATGGGCTCGCGCTTCTGGCGGCTGTGATCCGACACTGGCTGGCGCTTGGGCCCATGTGCCCCCACATCTTCGTGGCCACcaactttctgagcctcattcAGTTACAGCTGCTGCCACAGGGGCCCCTCGTGCAGTATTTG aCCATGGAGACCTGTGAAGATGGGAATGACCTTGTCTTCTTCTATCAGGTTTGCGAAGGTGTTGCCAATGCCAGCCATGCCTCCCACACAGCTGCCCAGGCTGGGCTTCCTGAGAAACTCGTTACTCGTGGCAAGGAG GTCTCAGACTTGATCTGCAGTGGAAAGCCCATCAAGCCTGTCAAGGAGCTGCTAAAGGAGAAACGAATGGAAAA TTGCCAGACGTTAGTAGACAAGTTTCTGAAACTGGATTTGGAAGATCCCAGTCTGGACCTGGACATTTTCATGAGTCAGGAAGTGCTGCCTGCTGCCACCACCATCCTCTGA
- the MSH5 gene encoding mutS protein homolog 5 isoform X2: MASVGATPGRTPQGPGPGGASASFPSPAPVPDPREAEEEEEEEPAEIHLCVLWSSGYLGIAYYDTSDSTIYFMPDAPDHESLKLLQRVLDEIDPRSVVTSAKQDENMTRFLGKLASQEHREPKRPEIIFLPSVDFGLEISKQRLLSGNYSFIPDSMTATEKILFLSSIIPFDCLLTVRALGGLLKFMGRRRIGVELEDYNVSIPILGFKKFVLTHLVSIDQDTYSVLQIFKSEPHPSVYKVASGLKEGLSLFGILNRCRCKWGEKLLRLWFTRPTQDLGELNSRLDVIQFFLLPQNLDMAQMLHRLLCHIKNVPLILKRMKLTHTKVSDWQVLYKTVYSALGLRDACRSLPQSIQLFRDIAQEFSDDLHHIASLIGKVVDFEGSLAENRFTVLPNIDPEIDEKKRRLTGLPSFLTEVARKELENLDPRIPSCSVIYIPLIGFLLCIPRLPSMVETNDFEIEGLDFMFLSEEKLHYRSARTKELDALLGDLHCDIRDQETLLMYQLQCQVLARAAVLTRVLDLASRLDVLLALASAARDYGYSRPRYSPRLLGVRIQNGRHPLMELCARTFVPNSTECGGYKGRVKVITGPNSSGKSIYLKQVGLITFMALVGSFVPAEEAEIGAVDAIFTRIHSCESISLGLSTFMIDLNQVAKAVNNATERSLVLIDEFGKGTNTVDGLALLAAVIRHWLALGPMCPHIFVATNFLSLIQLQLLPQGPLVQYLTMETCEDGNDLVFFYQVCEGVANASHASHTAAQAGLPEKLVTRGKEVSDLICSGKPIKPVKELLKEKRMENCQTLVDKFLKLDLEDPSLDLDIFMSQEVLPAATTIL, encoded by the exons ATGGCCTCCGTAGGAGCGACCCCAGGCAGGACGCCGCAGGGACCGGGACCCGGGGGGGCCTCGGCCAGCTTCCCGAGCCCGGCCCCAGTGCCGGACCCCCGGGAGGccgaggaagaggaagaggaggagcccGCGGAG ATTCATCTGTGTGTGCTGTGGAGCTCAGGATACCTGGGCATTGCCTACTATGACACTAGTGACTCCACCATCTACTTTATGCCAGATGCCCCAGACCACGAGAGCCTCAAGCTGCTCCAGAGAG TTCTGGATGAAATCGATCCCCGGTCTGTTGTCACGAGCGCCAAACAGGATGAGAATATGACTCGGTTTCTGGGGAAGCTTG CCTCCCAAGAGCACagagagcctaagagacctgAAATCATATTTTTGCCAagtgtggattttg GCCTGGAGATAAGCAAACAGCGCCTCCTTTCTGGAAACTACTCCTTCATCCCAGACTCCATGACTGCCACTGAGAaaatcctcttcctctcctccatcaTCCCCTTTGACTGCCTCCTCACG GTTCGAGCACTTGGAGGGCTGCTGAAGTTCATGGGTCGAAGAAGAATCGGGGTTGAACTGGAAGACTATAACGTCAGCATCCCCATCCTAGGCTTTAAGAAATTTGTGTT GACCCATCTGGTGAGCATAGATCAAGACACTTACAG TGTTCTGCAGATATTTAAGAGTGAGCCTCACCCCTCAGTGTACAAAGTGGCCAGTGGACTCAAGGAGGGGCTCAGCCTCTTTG GAATCCTCAACAGATGCCGCTGTAAGTGGGGAGAGAAACTGCTCAG GCTATGGTTCACACGCCCAACCCAGGACCTGGGGGAACTAAATTCCCGTCTGGATGTCATTCAGTTTTTCCTGTTACCCCAGAATCTGGACATGGCTCAGATGCTGCATCGATTGCTGTGTCACATCAAGAACGTACCT CTGATTCTTAAACGCATGAAGTTGACCCACACCAAGGTCAGTGACTGGCAGGTTCTCTACAAG ACAGTGTACAGTGCCCTGGGCCTGAGGGATGCTTGTCGCTCCCTGCCCCAGTCCATTCAGCTCTTTCGGGACATTGCCCAAGAGTTCTCTGATGACCTACACCACATTGCCAGCCTCATTGGGAAAGTG GTGGACTTTGAGGGCAGTCTTGCTGAAAATCGCTTCACAGTCCTCCCCAACATAGATCCTGAAATTGATGAGA AAAAACGAAGGCTGACAGGACTTCCCAGTTTCCTCACTGAGGTGGCTCGGAAGGAGCTGGAAAATCTGGACCCCCGTATTCCTTCATGCAGTGTCATCTACATCCCTCTG ATCGGCTTCCTTCTTTGTATTCCCCGCCTGCCTTCCATGGTGGAGACCAATGACTTTGAGATTGAGGGTCTGGACTTCATG TTCCTCTCAGAGGAGAAGCTTCACTATCGTAGTGCTCGAACCAAGGAGTTGGATGCATTGCTGGGGGACCTGCACTGCGACATCCGGG ACCAGGAGACGCTGCTGATGTACCAGCTGCAGTGTCAGGTGCTGGCACGGGCAGCTGTCTTGACCCGGGTGTTGGACCTTGCCTCCCGCCTGGACGTCCTCTTGGCTCTTGCCAGTGCCGCCCGGGACTATGGCTACTCGAGGCCCCGTTACTCCCCACGGCTCCTTGGGGTACGAATACAGAATGGCAG GCATCCTCTGATGGAACTCTGTGCCCGAACCTTCGTGCCCAACTCCACAGAATGTGGGGGGTACAAAGGGAGGGTCAAAGTCATCACTGGACCCAACTCCTCAGGGAAGAGCATATACCTCAAACAG GTAGGCTTGATCACATTCATGGCCCTGGTGGGCAGCTTTGTGCCAGCAGAGGAAGCCGAAATCGGGGCAGTAGACGCCATCTTCACCCGAATCCATAGCTGTGAATCCATCTCCCTTGGCCTCTCTACCTTCATGATCGACCTCAACCAG GTGGCGAAAGCAGTGAACAATGCCACTGAGCGGTCGCTGGTCCTTATCGATGAATTCGGAAAGGGAACCAACACG GTGGATGGGCTCGCGCTTCTGGCGGCTGTGATCCGACACTGGCTGGCGCTTGGGCCCATGTGCCCCCACATCTTCGTGGCCACcaactttctgagcctcattcAGTTACAGCTGCTGCCACAGGGGCCCCTCGTGCAGTATTTG aCCATGGAGACCTGTGAAGATGGGAATGACCTTGTCTTCTTCTATCAGGTTTGCGAAGGTGTTGCCAATGCCAGCCATGCCTCCCACACAGCTGCCCAGGCTGGGCTTCCTGAGAAACTCGTTACTCGTGGCAAGGAG GTCTCAGACTTGATCTGCAGTGGAAAGCCCATCAAGCCTGTCAAGGAGCTGCTAAAGGAGAAACGAATGGAAAA TTGCCAGACGTTAGTAGACAAGTTTCTGAAACTGGATTTGGAAGATCCCAGTCTGGACCTGGACATTTTCATGAGTCAGGAAGTGCTGCCTGCTGCCACCACCATCCTCTGA
- the MSH5 gene encoding mutS protein homolog 5 isoform X1 has protein sequence MASVGATPGRTPQGPGPGGASASFPSPAPVPDPREAEEEEEEEPAEIHLCVLWSSGYLGIAYYDTSDSTIYFMPDAPDHESLKLLQRVLDEIDPRSVVTSAKQDENMTRFLGKLASQEHREPKRPEIIFLPSVDFGLEISKQRLLSGNYSFIPDSMTATEKILFLSSIIPFDCLLTVRALGGLLKFMGRRRIGVELEDYNVSIPILGFKKFVLTHLVSIDQDTYSVLQIFKSEPHPSVYKVASGLKEGLSLFGILNRCRCKWGEKLLRLWFTRPTQDLGELNSRLDVIQFFLLPQNLDMAQMLHRLLCHIKNVPLILKRMKLTHTKVSDWQVLYKTVYSALGLRDACRSLPQSIQLFRDIAQEFSDDLHHIASLIGKVVDFEGSLAENRFTVLPNIDPEIDEKKRRLTGLPSFLTEVARKELENLDPRIPSCSVIYIPLIGFLLCIPRLPSMVETNDFEIEGLDFMFLSEEKLHYRSARTKELDALLGDLHCDIRDQETLLMYQLQCQVLARAAVLTRVLDLASRLDVLLALASAARDYGYSRPRYSPRLLGVRIQNGRHPLMELCARTFVPNSTECGGYKGRVKVITGPNSSGKSIYLKQVGLITFMALVGSFVPAEEAEIGAVDAIFTRIHSCESISLGLSTFMIDLNQQVAKAVNNATERSLVLIDEFGKGTNTVDGLALLAAVIRHWLALGPMCPHIFVATNFLSLIQLQLLPQGPLVQYLTMETCEDGNDLVFFYQVCEGVANASHASHTAAQAGLPEKLVTRGKEVSDLICSGKPIKPVKELLKEKRMENCQTLVDKFLKLDLEDPSLDLDIFMSQEVLPAATTIL, from the exons ATGGCCTCCGTAGGAGCGACCCCAGGCAGGACGCCGCAGGGACCGGGACCCGGGGGGGCCTCGGCCAGCTTCCCGAGCCCGGCCCCAGTGCCGGACCCCCGGGAGGccgaggaagaggaagaggaggagcccGCGGAG ATTCATCTGTGTGTGCTGTGGAGCTCAGGATACCTGGGCATTGCCTACTATGACACTAGTGACTCCACCATCTACTTTATGCCAGATGCCCCAGACCACGAGAGCCTCAAGCTGCTCCAGAGAG TTCTGGATGAAATCGATCCCCGGTCTGTTGTCACGAGCGCCAAACAGGATGAGAATATGACTCGGTTTCTGGGGAAGCTTG CCTCCCAAGAGCACagagagcctaagagacctgAAATCATATTTTTGCCAagtgtggattttg GCCTGGAGATAAGCAAACAGCGCCTCCTTTCTGGAAACTACTCCTTCATCCCAGACTCCATGACTGCCACTGAGAaaatcctcttcctctcctccatcaTCCCCTTTGACTGCCTCCTCACG GTTCGAGCACTTGGAGGGCTGCTGAAGTTCATGGGTCGAAGAAGAATCGGGGTTGAACTGGAAGACTATAACGTCAGCATCCCCATCCTAGGCTTTAAGAAATTTGTGTT GACCCATCTGGTGAGCATAGATCAAGACACTTACAG TGTTCTGCAGATATTTAAGAGTGAGCCTCACCCCTCAGTGTACAAAGTGGCCAGTGGACTCAAGGAGGGGCTCAGCCTCTTTG GAATCCTCAACAGATGCCGCTGTAAGTGGGGAGAGAAACTGCTCAG GCTATGGTTCACACGCCCAACCCAGGACCTGGGGGAACTAAATTCCCGTCTGGATGTCATTCAGTTTTTCCTGTTACCCCAGAATCTGGACATGGCTCAGATGCTGCATCGATTGCTGTGTCACATCAAGAACGTACCT CTGATTCTTAAACGCATGAAGTTGACCCACACCAAGGTCAGTGACTGGCAGGTTCTCTACAAG ACAGTGTACAGTGCCCTGGGCCTGAGGGATGCTTGTCGCTCCCTGCCCCAGTCCATTCAGCTCTTTCGGGACATTGCCCAAGAGTTCTCTGATGACCTACACCACATTGCCAGCCTCATTGGGAAAGTG GTGGACTTTGAGGGCAGTCTTGCTGAAAATCGCTTCACAGTCCTCCCCAACATAGATCCTGAAATTGATGAGA AAAAACGAAGGCTGACAGGACTTCCCAGTTTCCTCACTGAGGTGGCTCGGAAGGAGCTGGAAAATCTGGACCCCCGTATTCCTTCATGCAGTGTCATCTACATCCCTCTG ATCGGCTTCCTTCTTTGTATTCCCCGCCTGCCTTCCATGGTGGAGACCAATGACTTTGAGATTGAGGGTCTGGACTTCATG TTCCTCTCAGAGGAGAAGCTTCACTATCGTAGTGCTCGAACCAAGGAGTTGGATGCATTGCTGGGGGACCTGCACTGCGACATCCGGG ACCAGGAGACGCTGCTGATGTACCAGCTGCAGTGTCAGGTGCTGGCACGGGCAGCTGTCTTGACCCGGGTGTTGGACCTTGCCTCCCGCCTGGACGTCCTCTTGGCTCTTGCCAGTGCCGCCCGGGACTATGGCTACTCGAGGCCCCGTTACTCCCCACGGCTCCTTGGGGTACGAATACAGAATGGCAG GCATCCTCTGATGGAACTCTGTGCCCGAACCTTCGTGCCCAACTCCACAGAATGTGGGGGGTACAAAGGGAGGGTCAAAGTCATCACTGGACCCAACTCCTCAGGGAAGAGCATATACCTCAAACAG GTAGGCTTGATCACATTCATGGCCCTGGTGGGCAGCTTTGTGCCAGCAGAGGAAGCCGAAATCGGGGCAGTAGACGCCATCTTCACCCGAATCCATAGCTGTGAATCCATCTCCCTTGGCCTCTCTACCTTCATGATCGACCTCAACCAG CAGGTGGCGAAAGCAGTGAACAATGCCACTGAGCGGTCGCTGGTCCTTATCGATGAATTCGGAAAGGGAACCAACACG GTGGATGGGCTCGCGCTTCTGGCGGCTGTGATCCGACACTGGCTGGCGCTTGGGCCCATGTGCCCCCACATCTTCGTGGCCACcaactttctgagcctcattcAGTTACAGCTGCTGCCACAGGGGCCCCTCGTGCAGTATTTG aCCATGGAGACCTGTGAAGATGGGAATGACCTTGTCTTCTTCTATCAGGTTTGCGAAGGTGTTGCCAATGCCAGCCATGCCTCCCACACAGCTGCCCAGGCTGGGCTTCCTGAGAAACTCGTTACTCGTGGCAAGGAG GTCTCAGACTTGATCTGCAGTGGAAAGCCCATCAAGCCTGTCAAGGAGCTGCTAAAGGAGAAACGAATGGAAAA TTGCCAGACGTTAGTAGACAAGTTTCTGAAACTGGATTTGGAAGATCCCAGTCTGGACCTGGACATTTTCATGAGTCAGGAAGTGCTGCCTGCTGCCACCACCATCCTCTGA
- the MSH5 gene encoding mutS protein homolog 5 isoform X3: MASVGATPGRTPQGPGPGGASASFPSPAPVPDPREAEEEEEEEPAEIHLCVLWSSGYLGIAYYDTSDSTIYFMPDAPDHESLKLLQRVLDEIDPRSVVTSAKQDENMTRFLGKLASQEHREPKRPEIIFLPSVDFGLEISKQRLLSGNYSFIPDSMTATEKILFLSSIIPFDCLLTVRALGGLLKFMGRRRIGVELEDYNVSIPILGFKKFVLTHLVSIDQDTYRLWFTRPTQDLGELNSRLDVIQFFLLPQNLDMAQMLHRLLCHIKNVPLILKRMKLTHTKVSDWQVLYKTVYSALGLRDACRSLPQSIQLFRDIAQEFSDDLHHIASLIGKVVDFEGSLAENRFTVLPNIDPEIDEKKRRLTGLPSFLTEVARKELENLDPRIPSCSVIYIPLIGFLLCIPRLPSMVETNDFEIEGLDFMFLSEEKLHYRSARTKELDALLGDLHCDIRDQETLLMYQLQCQVLARAAVLTRVLDLASRLDVLLALASAARDYGYSRPRYSPRLLGVRIQNGRHPLMELCARTFVPNSTECGGYKGRVKVITGPNSSGKSIYLKQVGLITFMALVGSFVPAEEAEIGAVDAIFTRIHSCESISLGLSTFMIDLNQQVAKAVNNATERSLVLIDEFGKGTNTVDGLALLAAVIRHWLALGPMCPHIFVATNFLSLIQLQLLPQGPLVQYLTMETCEDGNDLVFFYQVCEGVANASHASHTAAQAGLPEKLVTRGKEVSDLICSGKPIKPVKELLKEKRMENCQTLVDKFLKLDLEDPSLDLDIFMSQEVLPAATTIL; this comes from the exons ATGGCCTCCGTAGGAGCGACCCCAGGCAGGACGCCGCAGGGACCGGGACCCGGGGGGGCCTCGGCCAGCTTCCCGAGCCCGGCCCCAGTGCCGGACCCCCGGGAGGccgaggaagaggaagaggaggagcccGCGGAG ATTCATCTGTGTGTGCTGTGGAGCTCAGGATACCTGGGCATTGCCTACTATGACACTAGTGACTCCACCATCTACTTTATGCCAGATGCCCCAGACCACGAGAGCCTCAAGCTGCTCCAGAGAG TTCTGGATGAAATCGATCCCCGGTCTGTTGTCACGAGCGCCAAACAGGATGAGAATATGACTCGGTTTCTGGGGAAGCTTG CCTCCCAAGAGCACagagagcctaagagacctgAAATCATATTTTTGCCAagtgtggattttg GCCTGGAGATAAGCAAACAGCGCCTCCTTTCTGGAAACTACTCCTTCATCCCAGACTCCATGACTGCCACTGAGAaaatcctcttcctctcctccatcaTCCCCTTTGACTGCCTCCTCACG GTTCGAGCACTTGGAGGGCTGCTGAAGTTCATGGGTCGAAGAAGAATCGGGGTTGAACTGGAAGACTATAACGTCAGCATCCCCATCCTAGGCTTTAAGAAATTTGTGTT GACCCATCTGGTGAGCATAGATCAAGACACTTACAG GCTATGGTTCACACGCCCAACCCAGGACCTGGGGGAACTAAATTCCCGTCTGGATGTCATTCAGTTTTTCCTGTTACCCCAGAATCTGGACATGGCTCAGATGCTGCATCGATTGCTGTGTCACATCAAGAACGTACCT CTGATTCTTAAACGCATGAAGTTGACCCACACCAAGGTCAGTGACTGGCAGGTTCTCTACAAG ACAGTGTACAGTGCCCTGGGCCTGAGGGATGCTTGTCGCTCCCTGCCCCAGTCCATTCAGCTCTTTCGGGACATTGCCCAAGAGTTCTCTGATGACCTACACCACATTGCCAGCCTCATTGGGAAAGTG GTGGACTTTGAGGGCAGTCTTGCTGAAAATCGCTTCACAGTCCTCCCCAACATAGATCCTGAAATTGATGAGA AAAAACGAAGGCTGACAGGACTTCCCAGTTTCCTCACTGAGGTGGCTCGGAAGGAGCTGGAAAATCTGGACCCCCGTATTCCTTCATGCAGTGTCATCTACATCCCTCTG ATCGGCTTCCTTCTTTGTATTCCCCGCCTGCCTTCCATGGTGGAGACCAATGACTTTGAGATTGAGGGTCTGGACTTCATG TTCCTCTCAGAGGAGAAGCTTCACTATCGTAGTGCTCGAACCAAGGAGTTGGATGCATTGCTGGGGGACCTGCACTGCGACATCCGGG ACCAGGAGACGCTGCTGATGTACCAGCTGCAGTGTCAGGTGCTGGCACGGGCAGCTGTCTTGACCCGGGTGTTGGACCTTGCCTCCCGCCTGGACGTCCTCTTGGCTCTTGCCAGTGCCGCCCGGGACTATGGCTACTCGAGGCCCCGTTACTCCCCACGGCTCCTTGGGGTACGAATACAGAATGGCAG GCATCCTCTGATGGAACTCTGTGCCCGAACCTTCGTGCCCAACTCCACAGAATGTGGGGGGTACAAAGGGAGGGTCAAAGTCATCACTGGACCCAACTCCTCAGGGAAGAGCATATACCTCAAACAG GTAGGCTTGATCACATTCATGGCCCTGGTGGGCAGCTTTGTGCCAGCAGAGGAAGCCGAAATCGGGGCAGTAGACGCCATCTTCACCCGAATCCATAGCTGTGAATCCATCTCCCTTGGCCTCTCTACCTTCATGATCGACCTCAACCAG CAGGTGGCGAAAGCAGTGAACAATGCCACTGAGCGGTCGCTGGTCCTTATCGATGAATTCGGAAAGGGAACCAACACG GTGGATGGGCTCGCGCTTCTGGCGGCTGTGATCCGACACTGGCTGGCGCTTGGGCCCATGTGCCCCCACATCTTCGTGGCCACcaactttctgagcctcattcAGTTACAGCTGCTGCCACAGGGGCCCCTCGTGCAGTATTTG aCCATGGAGACCTGTGAAGATGGGAATGACCTTGTCTTCTTCTATCAGGTTTGCGAAGGTGTTGCCAATGCCAGCCATGCCTCCCACACAGCTGCCCAGGCTGGGCTTCCTGAGAAACTCGTTACTCGTGGCAAGGAG GTCTCAGACTTGATCTGCAGTGGAAAGCCCATCAAGCCTGTCAAGGAGCTGCTAAAGGAGAAACGAATGGAAAA TTGCCAGACGTTAGTAGACAAGTTTCTGAAACTGGATTTGGAAGATCCCAGTCTGGACCTGGACATTTTCATGAGTCAGGAAGTGCTGCCTGCTGCCACCACCATCCTCTGA